The genomic window CAAGGAGGCCAAGCCGGTCATCCTCGGCCACATCCAGCGGGGCGGCACCCCGACCGCGTACGACAGGGTGCTCGCCACGCGCTTCGGCTGGCACGCGGTCGAGGCCGCGCACCGGGCCGACTTCGGCCGGATGACCGCGCTGCGCGGCACCGAGGTGGTGATGGTGCCGCTGGCGGAGGCGGTGACCGAGCTGAAGACGGTGCCGAAGGATCGGATGGATGAGGCGGAGTCGGTGTTCTAGGGATTCCGGGAGGTTTTCTAGTACGTCGTCGGTCGCTGGATCAGTGACCAGAAGTGGTCGACGATCCGGTCCAGGTACGCGCGGCCGGAGTCGCCCGAGTCGGCCGCCGCGGTGCCGTCGGCCCAGGTGAGGGTGGCGGCCGTACGGCCCTGGTAGTCGGTGTGCATCTCCTGGAGGACGTCTTCCAGGAGGCGCCGGTCGAGGGACAGCAGCTTGGCGGTCGGCCGCACGTGCGCCTGCCAGCGCGTGGTCACCGCGCTGTGAAGCAACTCGGTCAGTTTCGCCTCGCGTCCCGTGACGGTGATCAGGTCGGGCATCGAGAGGTCGAGCACGTCGGCGAGCGCGGCGGACTGGCGGTCCGTGCCGCGCCATTCGTCGGTCTCCTCCATGCGGAGATACGTGGAGAGTTCGAGGCCGACGGCGTGGGCGACGTCTTCCGCGGCGAGGCCGCGGGCCATGCGGTGTTCGCGCAATGTCCTGGGCGCGCCGATGAGTTCATCGGGTGAGCACCACAACGCGCCCGCGAGCGCGGTGAGTTCGGGGCTCGTCGGCGCGATCGCGCCGTGTTCCCAGGCGGCGACCAGGTCCGGGGTGACGTACGGGAGCCCGTACGAGGAGCGCATGCCGTAGGCGACGTGCTCGGGTCCCATGCCGAGGGCGATGCGGAGTTTTCGGGCGG from Streptomyces sp. DSM 40750 includes these protein-coding regions:
- a CDS encoding XRE family transcriptional regulator, whose protein sequence is MHRRSANERQPQHPPRHPLQHAPRHPPRHPLEQPDSPALTPPFNAPTARKLRIALGMGPEHVAYGMRSSYGLPYVTPDLVAAWEHGAIAPTSPELTALAGALWCSPDELIGAPRTLREHRMARGLAAEDVAHAVGLELSTYLRMEETDEWRGTDRQSAALADVLDLSMPDLITVTGREAKLTELLHSAVTTRWQAHVRPTAKLLSLDRRLLEDVLQEMHTDYQGRTAATLTWADGTAAADSGDSGRAYLDRIVDHFWSLIQRPTTY